From the genome of Ectobacillus sp. JY-23, one region includes:
- a CDS encoding NAD(P)-dependent oxidoreductase → MKYLITGGAGFIGSHLAQALVARGHEVTILDNLYKGTRSYHTPLFQKVPFIEASVLDVDVIDALIEQHDGVFHLAAILGVKSTMDRSVELVETNLDGTRNILRSALCHNKKVVFASTSEVYGKATPPFTEDGDRLYGNTSKLRWCYAVSKTLEETLCLGYGLQGLRTTVVRYFNIYGPRAKEGPYAGVIPRFISAALKNEDMLVYGDGTQTRCFTYVDDAVEATILAMEEKVNGEIVNIGSEAEMSINSLAAVIRHLTRSSSSIVHVPFEQVYPVGFEEIPNRRPCTKKLATLLQFQPQISFEKGLEETIKWFKEEQQDA, encoded by the coding sequence ATGAAGTATCTAATTACAGGAGGAGCCGGATTTATTGGTTCTCATTTGGCACAAGCCCTTGTAGCACGAGGACATGAAGTAACCATTTTAGATAATTTATACAAAGGGACACGCTCGTATCATACACCGCTGTTCCAAAAAGTACCTTTTATAGAAGCTAGTGTATTAGATGTAGATGTGATAGATGCTTTAATAGAACAGCATGATGGTGTATTTCATCTTGCGGCTATTTTAGGTGTGAAAAGCACGATGGATCGAAGCGTTGAGCTTGTAGAAACAAATTTAGATGGAACACGCAATATATTACGTTCCGCCTTGTGCCACAACAAAAAGGTTGTCTTTGCTTCTACTTCGGAAGTGTACGGAAAAGCAACGCCTCCATTTACAGAAGACGGAGACCGTTTATACGGGAATACTTCCAAATTGCGTTGGTGCTATGCAGTTAGTAAAACACTAGAAGAAACCTTGTGTCTTGGTTACGGACTGCAAGGATTACGCACAACTGTTGTTCGTTACTTTAATATATATGGGCCGCGCGCCAAAGAAGGTCCTTATGCAGGTGTAATTCCAAGATTCATTAGTGCGGCATTAAAAAATGAAGATATGCTTGTTTACGGAGACGGTACACAAACGCGATGCTTTACTTATGTTGATGATGCAGTTGAAGCAACCATTTTAGCAATGGAGGAAAAGGTGAATGGGGAAATTGTGAACATTGGTTCTGAAGCAGAAATGAGCATAAATAGTTTAGCTGCTGTTATCCGTCACTTAACCAGATCTAGTTCTTCTATCGTACACGTACCATTTGAGCAAGTGTATCCAGTTGGTTTTGAAGAAATACCAAATCGCCGTCCCTGCACGAAAAAGCTAGCTACATTGCTTCAATTTCAGCCGCAGATTTCTTTTGAAAAAGGGCTGGAGGAAACCATTAAGTGGTTTAAAGAGGAGCAACAAGATGCGTAA
- a CDS encoding nucleotide sugar dehydrogenase, whose translation MKSYQVAVIGLGYVGLPLALHLAKTGHTVTGLDQDVRKIKAIQKGDSYIPDVTSQELQEEQRKGRFQAFLPYDGIPHLQKAAYIIITVPTPMGEDGAPDLTAVKAASQYVCNHIQKGQTIVFESSTYPGTLEEVVLPIIEKSGLTVGTDYHLCYSPERIDPANEIYTLQSIPKVVSGQTEGCKQKITALYETTFDRIVPVSSPKVAEMCKLFENIQRLINISLVNETHSLCQKMNIDFYEALTAAATKPFGFTPYWPGPGIGGHCIPVDPLYFQWKLEQHGLISRLIEVAHEINEDMPKEIANRAQEAIGGGKHIFIIGLAYKKDVNDIRESPALPICAELVKRGFQISYHDPYIEKAILAGTEYTSNSLTLQELEHTDLVLILTDHTMIDWTTVAKARNILDTRGVLRKVKRI comes from the coding sequence ATGAAGTCATATCAAGTCGCGGTAATTGGTCTTGGCTACGTTGGCCTGCCCTTAGCGCTTCATTTAGCAAAAACAGGTCATACTGTAACAGGACTAGATCAAGATGTACGCAAAATCAAGGCAATTCAAAAGGGTGACAGTTACATTCCAGATGTAACCTCCCAAGAGTTGCAGGAAGAACAGCGAAAAGGACGATTTCAAGCATTTTTGCCTTATGACGGGATCCCGCATTTACAAAAGGCGGCTTATATTATTATCACAGTTCCAACACCAATGGGAGAAGATGGAGCGCCTGATTTAACCGCTGTAAAAGCAGCTTCACAGTATGTGTGTAATCATATTCAGAAAGGGCAAACAATTGTATTTGAAAGCTCCACCTACCCAGGAACATTAGAGGAAGTAGTACTGCCAATCATCGAAAAGAGTGGCTTAACGGTAGGAACGGATTACCATCTTTGTTATTCCCCTGAGCGAATTGACCCCGCAAATGAAATTTATACTTTACAATCTATCCCCAAAGTGGTTAGCGGTCAAACAGAAGGCTGCAAACAAAAAATCACTGCGCTTTACGAAACCACTTTTGACCGCATTGTTCCTGTTAGTTCACCTAAGGTTGCCGAAATGTGCAAGCTGTTTGAAAATATTCAGCGTCTTATCAACATCTCTTTAGTGAATGAAACACATTCCTTATGTCAAAAAATGAATATCGACTTTTATGAAGCCTTAACTGCAGCAGCCACAAAGCCGTTTGGCTTTACACCCTATTGGCCGGGTCCTGGCATTGGCGGGCACTGTATTCCTGTCGATCCGTTATATTTCCAATGGAAACTCGAGCAACACGGACTTATAAGCCGTTTAATTGAGGTGGCACATGAAATCAATGAAGATATGCCAAAGGAGATTGCAAATCGTGCACAGGAAGCAATTGGAGGTGGGAAGCATATTTTCATTATAGGCTTAGCCTATAAAAAAGATGTAAATGACATTCGTGAGTCGCCAGCTTTACCGATTTGCGCAGAACTTGTGAAACGCGGCTTCCAAATTTCGTATCATGATCCTTATATTGAAAAAGCAATCCTGGCAGGTACAGAATATACATCAAATTCTTTGACGCTACAAGAGCTTGAACATACGGATTTGGTGCTTATTTTAACAGATCACACGATGATTGATTGGACCACTGTAGCCAAGGCAAGAAATATTTTGGACACACGCGGTGTATTAAGGAAGGTGAAACGCATATGA
- a CDS encoding YfhE family protein, translating to MDKKKREKSRGKLSAAQEVLYQKEFKKADRAAGFKPGGIY from the coding sequence ATGGATAAGAAAAAACGCGAGAAATCCAGAGGAAAACTATCTGCAGCACAAGAAGTTCTCTATCAAAAAGAGTTTAAAAAAGCAGATCGGGCAGCAGGATTTAAGCCCGGCGGCATTTATTAA
- a CDS encoding TetR/AcrR family transcriptional regulator produces MAKRKQDRRVIRTKKMLRDALTTLMVEKGFEGVTVSDLTVKADVNRATFYLHYRDKYDLLTQSEEEIITELDEIVKVAREVKLQEVLMRDLQNDPLPFVIEMFAYFHQNADFLKAVLGPKGDPSFQEMLKETIKRNMLQHLVSKLDTDKMLVPVDYFIAYVSSAHLGVIQHWLESGMNESPKEMATTLARMTLLGPAYTAGVQRDC; encoded by the coding sequence ATGGCAAAGCGTAAACAAGATAGACGGGTTATACGAACGAAAAAAATGTTACGTGATGCGTTAACTACTTTAATGGTGGAAAAGGGATTCGAAGGAGTCACAGTGAGCGATCTTACAGTCAAGGCCGATGTGAATAGAGCTACATTTTATCTACATTATCGTGACAAGTATGACTTATTAACACAAAGCGAAGAAGAAATCATTACAGAGTTAGATGAAATCGTAAAAGTCGCGAGAGAGGTGAAGCTACAAGAAGTACTCATGCGAGATTTACAAAATGACCCTTTGCCTTTTGTTATTGAAATGTTTGCATACTTTCATCAAAATGCAGATTTTTTAAAAGCCGTTTTGGGGCCAAAAGGAGACCCAAGCTTTCAGGAGATGCTGAAAGAAACCATCAAGAGAAATATGTTGCAGCATCTTGTTAGTAAGCTAGACACAGACAAGATGCTGGTACCGGTTGACTATTTTATTGCATATGTAAGTTCTGCTCACCTTGGTGTTATTCAACATTGGTTAGAAAGTGGCATGAACGAATCTCCAAAAGAGATGGCTACTACCTTGGCGAGGATGACTTTACTGGGGCCTGCATACACAGCCGGTGTACAGAGAGATTGTTAG
- a CDS encoding DUF2642 domain-containing protein, producing the protein MCFIRAYWCKLAKVFKQQLNQFFQGVLQGPEIAALIRNNTKTAVEEVIASSFFKETICAILQECQVSAFKEIAEQLLNQEVEITTTAGVLTGAIVLAESDYLELTEFTGTTILLPYNSIITIREQ; encoded by the coding sequence ATGTGCTTCATTCGTGCATATTGGTGCAAGCTTGCAAAAGTATTTAAGCAGCAATTAAACCAGTTTTTTCAAGGTGTTTTACAGGGACCAGAGATTGCTGCGCTGATTCGTAATAACACGAAAACAGCAGTAGAAGAGGTTATTGCATCAAGTTTTTTTAAAGAGACGATTTGTGCAATCTTACAAGAATGTCAAGTCTCAGCGTTTAAGGAAATTGCAGAACAGTTACTGAATCAGGAAGTAGAAATTACTACAACAGCAGGTGTTTTAACAGGAGCAATTGTGTTGGCTGAATCCGACTATTTGGAGCTTACGGAATTCACAGGTACAACCATACTGCTTCCTTATAACAGTATTATAACTATTCGTGAGCAATAA
- a CDS encoding YhgE/Pip domain-containing protein has product MLKNKLLFLSPIIVSTIILLFSLTLIPSVNPEPTNLPIAIVNEDEGVIVPNQGNLNIGANIVESIEKNTSSKVKWITVENYKAMQKGLDSQKYYGALYIPKDFSAKQASLRSTAPVGAELQLFINQGMNTMGVAATGQILQGVTDYANQTIRAQLLSDLEKQGGMLSPKQAAVIASPILKKVINVNEIGTHSANGNAPVTLFQPLWMASIGGAAVLFLAGKSFISRKERLYTILLQITSGLLLAFLVGFGLTWIADNMLGMNISSFTDMGLFLSVTYFSFFLMISAVLSWIGFKGIPIFIIILFFGAPLLSMAPEFMSAFYRDYIYSWLPMRFMTEGLRELFFFDAGFSWNTSLVALTSIGIVSLLVLLASTLKITTKEKVVEKSM; this is encoded by the coding sequence ATACTGAAAAATAAGCTATTATTTTTATCACCTATTATCGTATCAACAATTATCCTACTTTTTTCACTAACACTCATTCCCTCAGTAAATCCGGAGCCAACAAACTTACCAATAGCTATTGTAAATGAAGATGAGGGGGTGATTGTCCCTAATCAAGGGAACCTTAATATAGGAGCTAATATAGTAGAGAGTATTGAGAAGAATACTTCTTCAAAAGTGAAATGGATTACAGTAGAAAACTATAAGGCTATGCAAAAAGGGCTAGATAGTCAAAAATATTACGGCGCCTTATATATTCCAAAAGATTTTAGTGCAAAACAAGCATCGTTACGTTCAACAGCACCTGTTGGCGCTGAGCTACAACTTTTTATCAATCAAGGGATGAATACAATGGGCGTTGCTGCTACTGGGCAAATTTTGCAAGGTGTAACAGACTACGCAAACCAAACAATACGCGCACAGTTATTATCAGATCTTGAAAAACAAGGCGGCATGTTATCTCCTAAACAAGCCGCGGTTATTGCTTCGCCTATTCTGAAAAAAGTGATAAACGTCAACGAAATTGGTACACATAGTGCGAATGGAAACGCCCCTGTAACACTCTTTCAACCGCTATGGATGGCTAGCATAGGAGGAGCCGCTGTCTTATTCCTAGCCGGTAAATCATTCATTTCCCGTAAGGAGCGGCTATATACTATACTCTTGCAGATAACCAGTGGGCTCCTTCTCGCCTTCCTTGTGGGGTTTGGTTTAACATGGATAGCAGATAATATGCTTGGCATGAACATCTCGAGCTTTACTGATATGGGACTGTTCTTATCAGTTACGTACTTCAGCTTCTTTTTAATGATTTCTGCTGTTCTGTCATGGATAGGTTTTAAAGGTATTCCCATCTTCATTATTATTCTCTTCTTTGGCGCTCCTTTATTGTCCATGGCGCCAGAGTTCATGTCTGCCTTCTACCGGGACTATATTTACTCTTGGCTACCAATGCGCTTCATGACAGAGGGCTTGCGAGAATTATTCTTCTTTGATGCAGGTTTTAGCTGGAATACCTCTCTTGTTGCATTAACTTCAATCGGCATTGTTAGCTTGCTAGTGTTATTAGCATCCACACTTAAAATTACGACTAAAGAAAAAGTAGTAGAAAAATCTATGTAA
- a CDS encoding glycosyltransferase codes for MKISVIIPAQNEGKTIGAVIEQAKQLLPHEIIVVVNGSTDRTAEVASSLGCKVTSFAQALGNDVGRAIGAREATGDILLFLDGDIVIAADQLRLFTKAIRNGHDIALNNLTWSVLLKIRPHYTTVGKLILNRYLNKKELVVGSLIAIPHAMSKKAVERIGWRTLADPALVQAMAVHLGMSIVSPASVDVIHTNKIRPVHLGSSPGSPYPKATSRIMGDHLRAIQYIIDTYGRRGGFTTGKTDRKLSYRYTCMPKKRAKYSAIIPTASEPDTISAVIEQVKKAGVDEIIVVANGADEITLQKAKKANVIVLEFAEELGHNVARAIGAMHATADICLFIDSDFPVSSEDLLPFLCAVENGVDVALNDLQHLLDVFHPIDPVSAGKYFVNMAAKRPDLWNNSLTAVPHAMHRRVIEAIGYDALTIPPLAQVKAMLKGYKVEAVHYVDVLKPNRIRPEHGISNGRIPAFERIFGDQMEALAYLLEQTNERGGFTDGERARDLL; via the coding sequence ATGAAGATATCCGTTATTATTCCCGCACAAAATGAAGGAAAAACAATTGGAGCTGTTATTGAACAGGCAAAACAGCTTCTCCCGCATGAAATCATTGTAGTTGTAAATGGCTCGACAGATCGTACCGCTGAGGTAGCCTCCTCCTTGGGTTGTAAAGTCACATCCTTTGCCCAAGCACTTGGAAATGACGTAGGACGAGCCATTGGAGCGAGAGAAGCAACGGGCGATATTTTATTATTTCTTGATGGAGACATTGTCATAGCAGCAGATCAACTTAGATTATTTACAAAGGCGATTCGTAATGGTCATGATATTGCACTCAACAATTTAACGTGGAGTGTGCTATTAAAAATTCGCCCGCACTATACGACAGTAGGAAAGCTCATATTAAATCGTTATTTAAATAAAAAGGAGCTTGTCGTAGGATCTCTCATTGCAATCCCGCATGCGATGAGCAAAAAAGCTGTGGAACGTATAGGCTGGCGTACACTTGCAGACCCGGCTCTGGTACAGGCAATGGCTGTGCACTTAGGCATGTCAATTGTTTCACCCGCATCAGTAGATGTAATTCATACAAATAAAATTCGACCTGTTCATCTCGGCTCTTCACCAGGTTCTCCTTATCCAAAGGCAACAAGCCGGATTATGGGTGACCATTTGCGAGCTATCCAATATATAATTGACACCTATGGAAGGCGTGGCGGCTTTACCACAGGGAAAACAGATCGTAAATTATCTTATCGATATACGTGCATGCCAAAAAAGCGTGCCAAATATAGTGCCATTATTCCAACGGCTTCGGAACCTGATACGATTTCCGCTGTTATCGAGCAAGTGAAAAAAGCGGGTGTAGATGAAATCATTGTAGTTGCAAACGGCGCAGATGAGATTACGCTGCAAAAAGCAAAGAAAGCGAACGTTATTGTACTGGAATTTGCAGAAGAGCTGGGTCATAATGTTGCCCGTGCCATTGGTGCGATGCATGCGACTGCGGATATATGCTTGTTTATTGACAGTGATTTTCCAGTGTCTTCAGAAGACTTGTTACCGTTTTTATGTGCTGTGGAAAATGGTGTGGACGTAGCTTTAAATGATTTACAACATTTATTAGACGTATTTCACCCGATTGATCCAGTTAGCGCCGGCAAATACTTCGTCAACATGGCAGCGAAGCGCCCAGATCTATGGAATAACTCATTAACGGCGGTTCCGCATGCTATGCATCGACGGGTGATTGAAGCCATTGGCTATGATGCACTTACAATTCCACCATTAGCACAAGTGAAGGCAATGTTAAAGGGGTATAAAGTAGAAGCGGTTCATTATGTAGATGTTTTAAAACCAAACCGTATTCGTCCTGAACATGGCATTTCTAACGGAAGAATTCCAGCATTTGAACGCATTTTTGGAGATCAGATGGAGGCGCTTGCGTACTTGCTTGAACAAACCAATGAGCGAGGCGGTTTTACCGACGGTGAAAGAGCGCGTGATTTACTATAA
- a CDS encoding GNAT family N-acetyltransferase: protein MLKKRDLQECHVLYELMAHPDVFPFVRQKAYSYEEFLFLTKQTIEAEERGELISRTILDEWGNAIGTITLFDVEDNAGFLGTWLGKPYHGQGYNKPAKDAFFHEVFYELGIDTIFMRIRKHNVRSIKAAEKLPYVTLANETRPSVYNQINAQGDVYNLYEISKDLYTLHTLREGGIHETIHQLKEA, encoded by the coding sequence ATGTTAAAAAAACGCGACCTACAAGAATGTCATGTTCTATATGAATTGATGGCGCATCCGGATGTCTTCCCCTTTGTGCGTCAAAAAGCATATTCTTATGAAGAATTTCTATTCTTAACAAAGCAAACGATTGAAGCCGAAGAGCGAGGAGAACTCATTTCCCGTACCATTTTGGACGAATGGGGTAATGCAATAGGTACCATTACTTTATTTGACGTGGAAGATAATGCTGGGTTTCTTGGTACATGGCTAGGCAAGCCTTATCACGGTCAAGGATATAACAAGCCCGCTAAAGACGCTTTTTTCCATGAGGTTTTTTACGAGCTTGGCATTGATACTATTTTTATGCGTATTCGTAAACATAATGTAAGGTCTATTAAGGCTGCGGAAAAGTTGCCCTATGTCACATTGGCCAATGAAACGAGACCATCTGTTTATAATCAGATTAATGCACAAGGCGATGTCTATAATTTATATGAAATCTCTAAAGATTTATACACACTTCACACATTACGTGAAGGTGGTATCCACGAAACAATTCACCAATTAAAAGAAGCATAA
- the glsA gene encoding glutaminase A: MINLQMNNLPTLLEQVQAYTNSGKVATYIPALATANPDDIGIAIYDKEQHCISAGNAEVSFTLQSISKVITLALALMDRGQDYVFSKVGMEPTGDPFNSIIKLETSNPSKPLNPMINAGALAVTSMIIGESNEEKIARILRFVRTMCANPSIHYSTEVAISELETAHLNRALCYYMKQNGIIDSDVEELMDLYTKQCAIQVNCIDLARIGLIFSMDGFDPYTKEQIMPPNIAKICKTFMVTCGMYNASGEFAIRVGIPAKSGVAGGILACVKDHAGIGIYGPALDEKGNSVAGLKLLELLAAQEDWSVF, from the coding sequence ATGATTAACTTACAAATGAATAACCTACCTACCCTGTTAGAGCAAGTACAAGCATATACAAATAGCGGTAAGGTGGCAACATACATACCCGCCCTTGCAACTGCTAATCCAGATGATATCGGGATTGCTATCTATGATAAGGAGCAACATTGTATCTCAGCTGGTAATGCAGAGGTAAGCTTTACGCTGCAAAGTATCTCTAAGGTCATCACATTAGCTCTTGCATTAATGGATCGTGGACAAGATTATGTATTTTCCAAAGTCGGTATGGAGCCAACGGGTGATCCGTTCAACTCTATTATAAAACTTGAGACATCCAATCCTTCTAAGCCTTTAAATCCAATGATTAATGCAGGTGCTCTTGCAGTAACTAGTATGATTATCGGCGAGTCTAATGAAGAGAAAATCGCCCGCATTCTGCGCTTTGTTCGTACAATGTGCGCCAATCCATCGATTCACTATTCTACAGAGGTTGCTATCTCTGAATTAGAAACAGCACACCTTAATCGTGCGCTGTGTTACTACATGAAACAAAACGGCATCATTGATAGTGACGTGGAAGAGCTGATGGATTTGTATACAAAGCAGTGCGCCATTCAAGTAAATTGTATTGATTTAGCACGCATTGGGCTTATTTTTTCTATGGATGGATTTGATCCTTACACAAAGGAGCAGATTATGCCGCCGAACATTGCAAAAATTTGCAAAACGTTTATGGTTACATGCGGCATGTATAATGCATCAGGAGAGTTTGCAATTCGCGTTGGTATACCTGCGAAAAGTGGTGTAGCCGGAGGAATTCTTGCTTGCGTAAAAGATCATGCAGGAATCGGTATTTACGGACCAGCACTTGATGAAAAAGGAAACAGTGTAGCAGGACTAAAGCTCCTGGAATTACTAGCGGCACAAGAAGACTGGAGTGTATTCTAA
- a CDS encoding glycosyltransferase, translating to MRKLSIIIPAYNEAETIEAVIASAKQLMPHEVIVVANGCTDQTAHIAKVHGCHTIITEQLGNDVGRMIGAQAATGDVLLFLDADFAIAPRELASFINPALHGQADVVLNNFDALFMKKQRPHSTTIWRQVTNELIGRSDLKSDSILSVPHVFTKEAIAAIGYEALQNPITAQVRIGMKGLRVNRHQAIEVIAPNKFRPEEHSAYGHHLARSEERIIGDHIEALGEWLQNKNKRGNYTDGGRVRDIQEHLPFHQGWGIRSQLYGGKQLSVIIPVQNEEDTIGAVIQEARKIEPFEIIVVVNGSSDRTATIAKQCGATVVDWPQALGNDTGRTVGARIATGDIMLFIDGDFAILARDLYPYAKAVADGVDVALNDLNHYLTLRFPLHLVTAMKYALNLACSRKDLGVGSLQAVPNAFSRRCVEGIGAEALTSPVLAQVKAIKEGYRVQCVHRVEVDKMNRIRPDQHFSPTGHAPAVVRIIGDHVEGISYLHDMYGIRGGFHDGGRRRQ from the coding sequence ATGCGTAAGCTATCTATTATAATTCCTGCCTATAATGAAGCTGAAACGATAGAGGCGGTTATTGCTTCTGCTAAGCAGCTTATGCCTCATGAAGTCATTGTAGTTGCGAACGGTTGTACCGATCAAACAGCTCATATTGCCAAGGTGCATGGGTGTCATACAATTATAACGGAGCAGCTTGGTAATGATGTCGGACGTATGATTGGTGCACAGGCTGCAACAGGAGATGTATTATTGTTTTTAGATGCAGATTTCGCAATCGCACCGCGGGAGTTAGCTTCATTTATCAATCCGGCTTTACATGGTCAAGCAGATGTTGTCTTGAACAACTTTGATGCGCTGTTTATGAAAAAGCAGCGGCCGCATTCTACAACAATTTGGCGTCAGGTTACGAACGAACTCATCGGCCGTTCGGATTTAAAAAGTGACTCTATTTTATCTGTTCCCCATGTTTTCACTAAGGAGGCTATTGCTGCAATTGGTTACGAGGCGCTACAAAATCCTATTACTGCGCAGGTGCGGATAGGGATGAAGGGGCTGCGTGTGAATAGACATCAAGCAATTGAAGTCATTGCACCAAATAAATTTCGTCCCGAAGAACATAGCGCATATGGACACCATTTAGCGCGCTCTGAGGAACGCATCATCGGTGATCATATAGAGGCGCTTGGCGAATGGCTTCAAAATAAAAATAAGCGCGGCAATTATACAGATGGAGGCAGAGTGCGAGATATTCAAGAGCATCTCCCGTTTCATCAAGGATGGGGTATTCGTTCTCAGTTGTACGGTGGTAAGCAACTGTCTGTTATTATCCCTGTTCAAAATGAAGAAGATACGATTGGTGCTGTTATACAGGAAGCACGTAAGATTGAGCCATTCGAGATTATTGTTGTAGTCAATGGATCGAGTGATCGTACAGCCACAATTGCTAAGCAGTGCGGGGCAACAGTTGTGGACTGGCCACAGGCACTTGGAAACGATACAGGACGAACAGTTGGGGCTCGTATCGCAACCGGAGATATTATGTTGTTTATTGATGGAGACTTTGCGATTTTGGCACGCGACTTATATCCGTATGCAAAAGCAGTAGCAGATGGTGTTGATGTAGCACTAAACGATTTAAATCATTATTTAACACTTCGCTTTCCACTTCATCTGGTGACAGCAATGAAATACGCACTTAATTTGGCATGTAGCCGTAAAGATTTAGGAGTGGGGTCACTTCAAGCTGTACCTAATGCCTTTAGCCGTAGGTGCGTAGAAGGAATTGGTGCAGAAGCTCTTACATCTCCTGTATTGGCTCAGGTAAAAGCGATTAAGGAAGGATATCGTGTACAGTGTGTACACCGGGTAGAGGTAGATAAAATGAATCGAATTCGTCCGGATCAGCATTTTTCCCCAACCGGGCATGCCCCGGCAGTAGTTCGTATCATTGGTGATCATGTGGAAGGGATCTCTTATCTGCACGATATGTATGGAATAAGAGGCGGCTTTCATGACGGAGGACGCCGCAGACAATAA
- a CDS encoding diglucosyl diacylglycerol synthase, which produces MGKNLKVLILTAHYGNGHVQVAKTLEQTFRQKGIEDVIVCDLFAESHPVLTDITKYLYLKSYTIGKELYRLFYYGVEKIYDKKIASWYANFGRKRLKNILQTEKPDVVINTFPIIAVPELKRQTGFSIPVYNVLTDFCLHKIWVHRGVDRYFVATDYIKKMIENIGIPRNCVTVTGIPIRQAFEADTIEQFLHGKYGLDPNKKTLLIVAGAHGVLGDVKELCTLFATISNLQVAVVCGKNELLFEDLTKLSEEVPLLKVFGYVEDIHELFRITTCMITKPGGITLSEAAASQLPLVLYKPVPGQESENARYFEDKGAAIVVREEEDIYVKTKALLQNDQALQQMRESLKQIYQPHAAKSIVDMILAENAIPQRVLLPVT; this is translated from the coding sequence TTGGGTAAAAATCTGAAAGTGTTGATCCTAACAGCACATTACGGAAACGGTCATGTGCAGGTTGCTAAAACACTTGAACAGACATTCCGTCAAAAAGGTATTGAAGATGTGATTGTATGCGATTTATTTGCTGAATCACATCCGGTTTTGACGGATATTACAAAATACCTATATTTAAAAAGCTATACCATTGGCAAAGAATTATATCGTCTTTTTTACTATGGTGTAGAAAAGATTTATGATAAAAAAATTGCTTCCTGGTATGCCAATTTTGGCAGGAAGCGTTTGAAGAATATATTACAGACAGAAAAACCGGATGTTGTTATTAATACGTTTCCTATTATTGCAGTTCCCGAATTAAAACGGCAAACAGGGTTCTCTATTCCAGTTTACAATGTGTTAACGGATTTCTGTTTGCATAAAATATGGGTACATCGCGGTGTAGATCGCTATTTTGTAGCGACAGATTATATCAAAAAAATGATCGAAAATATTGGAATTCCTCGTAATTGTGTTACTGTGACAGGTATTCCTATCAGACAGGCTTTTGAAGCAGACACAATTGAACAATTCCTACATGGAAAATATGGCTTAGACCCGAACAAAAAAACATTGTTAATTGTTGCGGGCGCTCATGGTGTTCTTGGAGATGTGAAGGAGTTATGCACCTTATTTGCGACAATCTCCAATCTGCAGGTTGCAGTTGTGTGTGGTAAAAATGAACTATTATTCGAGGATCTTACTAAACTGAGTGAAGAAGTACCGTTGCTAAAAGTATTCGGCTACGTAGAAGATATTCATGAATTGTTTCGCATTACAACATGCATGATTACAAAGCCTGGTGGCATTACACTCAGTGAAGCAGCAGCGTCTCAATTACCATTAGTATTGTACAAGCCGGTCCCGGGCCAAGAGAGTGAGAACGCACGTTATTTTGAAGACAAAGGTGCTGCAATTGTGGTGAGAGAAGAAGAGGATATTTATGTAAAAACAAAAGCGTTGCTGCAAAATGATCAGGCACTGCAGCAAATGAGAGAATCTTTGAAGCAAATTTACCAGCCACATGCGGCCAAGAGCATTGTGGACATGATTTTGGCTGAAAATGCAATTCCTCAGAGAGTGTTATTGCCTGTAACATAA